The Brevinematia bacterium nucleotide sequence TGTGTGCTACCACAGGCATAAAACATATCCTCATCTCCAGAGATATTGTCAAGAACTAAATCCTTAGTTATCTTACCTTTAAGACCCTTCCAGTGGTTCCCATCAACTCTCTCAACAGTAATAAATCCTTTGAACCTAGGATTCCTAAGCATATCTTTGACATCACCTTCATAAATAAACTCCTTAGGCGTCTTGAAAGTGTAAAACAGTATCACCTTAGTATTTGGCATCCTATCGCAAACATACTTCATAGCAGATCTGATCGGAACTATACCACTACCACCAGCAAAGAATACCACTCTCCTTAAGTTTTTTTTCTCAAACACCTCCCGCCCAAATGGACCAGCTACAAAAAGCTTCGTCCCTTCACGCATAACAGAAGAGTCAAAAAATTTCCTAGAAAGATACCCTCCCTCAACAAATCTTACCGTTATACCAACAAGACCATCTTTCTCACTCTCAGTAGGAGAAGTAGCAATAAAGTATGCCCTCCTCTTCTTCTTGTCTTCAGCCTCCTCAGGAAAAGAAACCATCATAAAGTGCCCAGGTTCATACTCAAAATCCCTAATACCAAAGTATAAACTCACCACATCTTCAGCCTCACTAACAACCTTGTTTACCTCCACTATCCCCTGAAATAACTTTCTCATCCCTCTCGCCTCTCATTCTGTAATTCCTACTAATAATATATAAATTAACAACAGAAAGTCAAGAAAACCTATCTAGTGACAACAAATTTTAATTTCCATTAGGTAACAAGCTTTTGTGCTCATCAAGAAGGAGTGCTTACCCAGTCCCGATAGGGACTGCGAGAATAGTAAAAAGAGAGGCTGTTACTTCATTTTATAAAAATACCCCAAATATCTCTTCAGCTTTTTATGGTGATTGTTGCAAGGCATATATTATATCCTTCACTCTTTTACCCAGATATTACGAGGAGGTTTTATGAAATTAAGAGGTATGGCTCTGACTTTCACAATAAGTTTTCTGTTGATATGGGCCGATGAGTCTTGGGCTATGAAAGACTATAATCTTTCTGCAACTGGTGGGACAGGGGTGATAATTTATCCA carries:
- a CDS encoding FAD-binding oxidoreductase; the protein is MRKLFQGIVEVNKVVSEAEDVVSLYFGIRDFEYEPGHFMMVSFPEEAEDKKKRRAYFIATSPTESEKDGLVGITVRFVEGGYLSRKFFDSSVMREGTKLFVAGPFGREVFEKKNLRRVVFFAGGSGIVPIRSAMKYVCDRMPNTKVILFYTFKTPKEFIYEGDVKDMLRNPRFKGFITVERVDGNHWKGLKGKITKDLVLDNISGDEDMFYACGSTQFVREIEEIVLKFLGVDRNKFKAEAWG